In Bradyrhizobium lablabi, one DNA window encodes the following:
- a CDS encoding NAD(P)/FAD-dependent oxidoreductase: MAELKTDVLVLGAGMVGVGAALHLQQRGRDVILVDKHELAGEETSFGNAGLIECGSVFPYMFPRALKDILRHATNRAPQVRYQFSDLPSFLPWLVRYYLASAPDRALRGALAVMPLIRRSLIEHEALIAEAGVPELLRRSGWIKMFRHDATLANAVREFQRARQYGVQGDILDHKAIIEREPHLAGEFAGAIHFTEPGFVLDPGGLAKAYAALFQRKGGRFVVGDAKTLEQDAGGRWQVATSDGKVSAREAVVALGPWSDLVFGRLGYSIPLNVKRGYHLHLKPRGNAVLNHPVLDSDLGYALAPMNRGIRLATGVEFARRDAPPTPIQLERALPRAHALFPLGEAVDAKPWKGARPCLPDMLPVIGRAPRHAGLWFDFGHHHHGLTLGPVTGRLLAEMMTGETPFADPNPFAVERFG; this comes from the coding sequence ATGGCGGAACTAAAAACCGACGTTCTCGTCCTGGGCGCGGGCATGGTCGGCGTCGGCGCTGCCCTGCACCTGCAGCAGCGGGGACGGGACGTCATCCTGGTCGACAAGCACGAACTCGCCGGCGAAGAGACGAGCTTCGGCAATGCCGGATTGATCGAGTGCGGCTCGGTATTCCCTTACATGTTTCCGCGGGCGCTTAAGGATATCCTCCGGCACGCGACGAACCGCGCGCCGCAAGTGCGCTACCAGTTTTCCGATTTGCCTTCCTTCCTGCCCTGGCTGGTGCGTTACTATCTCGCCTCCGCGCCGGACCGGGCGCTTCGCGGTGCGCTGGCGGTGATGCCGCTGATCCGCCGCAGCCTGATCGAGCATGAGGCGCTGATCGCCGAAGCCGGGGTGCCGGAGCTGTTGCGGCGGAGCGGCTGGATCAAGATGTTTCGTCACGATGCGACGCTTGCCAATGCGGTGCGGGAATTCCAGCGGGCCAGGCAATACGGGGTTCAAGGCGATATTCTCGACCACAAGGCGATTATCGAGCGCGAGCCGCATCTTGCCGGCGAATTTGCCGGCGCCATCCATTTCACCGAGCCCGGATTCGTGCTCGATCCCGGCGGGCTGGCGAAAGCCTATGCCGCGCTGTTCCAGCGCAAGGGCGGACGCTTTGTGGTCGGCGATGCGAAGACGCTCGAACAGGATGCCGGCGGGCGATGGCAGGTCGCGACGTCCGACGGCAAGGTTAGTGCGCGCGAGGCCGTGGTGGCGCTCGGACCGTGGTCCGATCTGGTGTTCGGCCGGCTCGGCTATTCGATCCCGCTCAACGTCAAGCGCGGCTACCATCTGCATCTTAAGCCACGCGGCAATGCGGTGCTCAATCATCCGGTGCTCGACTCGGATCTCGGCTATGCGTTGGCGCCGATGAACCGCGGCATTCGGCTCGCCACCGGGGTCGAGTTCGCCCGCCGCGACGCGCCGCCGACGCCGATCCAGCTGGAGCGGGCGCTGCCGCGGGCGCACGCGCTGTTTCCCTTAGGCGAGGCGGTCGACGCAAAACCCTGGAAGGGCGCGCGGCCGTGCCTGCCCGACATGCTGCCGGTGATCGGCCGGGCGCCGCGCCATGCCGGGCTGTGGTTCGATTTCGGACACCATCATCACGGCCTGACGCTGGGCCCGGTGACCGGGCGGCTGCTTGCGGAAATGATGACCGGCGAGACGCCATTCGCCGACCCGAACCCGTTTGCGGTCGAGCGTTTCGGTTGA
- a CDS encoding ABC transporter substrate-binding protein → MSGRQTLLAATIVSIVAFGMSPASSQTLRYANQGDLKSLDPYTLKETTTIAHHAHVYEGLVARGKDLKIVPALAESWETLTPTHWRFHLRKNVKFHNGDAFTADDVVFSAERVRANGSNFTSNVPADAKFVKVDDNTVDVMLDSPNPILIAQWDGWFIMDKKWCEENNSVAPTPASATTPSFASLHENGTGPFFIESHQPGVKTVFKINPNWWGKSETNLKEIDFTPIASAATRVAALLSGEVDVIEPVPIQDIERVNASGVAKVLTGPELRTIFLGMDESRDELLYSNVKGKNPFKDIRVREAFYKAVDIDLIQKRVMRGLSTPSALMVAPQLFALSKEFTRPKYDPDAAKKLLTEAGYADLQVTMDCPNDRYVNDSAICEAVVGMLARIGVKVDLLAQPKQQYFAKVLKPGGYKTSFYLLGWTPASSDSHNVLHDIMGCRNDEKDPTRGEANLGGYCNKELDALTDKVLVETDAAKRDQLIKQAFEIGIKDYSYIPLHQQALAWGVSNKVKLTQRADNAVLLYWATKQE, encoded by the coding sequence ATGTCGGGACGCCAAACCTTGCTAGCAGCGACCATCGTCTCAATCGTCGCGTTTGGGATGTCGCCGGCATCGAGCCAGACGCTGCGCTACGCCAACCAGGGCGACCTCAAGTCGCTCGATCCGTATACGCTCAAGGAAACCACGACCATTGCCCATCATGCGCATGTCTATGAGGGCCTGGTCGCCCGCGGCAAGGATCTAAAGATCGTTCCGGCACTCGCCGAGAGCTGGGAAACGCTGACGCCGACGCATTGGCGCTTCCATCTGCGCAAGAACGTCAAGTTCCACAATGGAGATGCCTTCACTGCCGACGACGTCGTCTTTTCCGCCGAACGCGTGCGTGCCAACGGATCTAATTTCACCAGCAACGTTCCAGCCGATGCGAAGTTCGTCAAGGTCGACGACAATACGGTCGACGTGATGCTCGACTCGCCCAATCCGATTCTCATTGCGCAATGGGACGGCTGGTTCATCATGGACAAGAAGTGGTGCGAGGAAAACAATTCGGTGGCGCCGACGCCGGCCTCGGCAACCACGCCGAGCTTCGCCTCGCTGCATGAAAACGGCACCGGCCCCTTCTTCATCGAGAGCCATCAGCCGGGCGTGAAGACCGTGTTCAAGATCAACCCGAACTGGTGGGGCAAGTCTGAGACCAATCTGAAGGAAATCGACTTCACGCCGATCGCCTCCGCCGCGACCCGCGTCGCCGCCCTGCTGTCGGGCGAAGTCGACGTCATCGAGCCGGTTCCGATTCAGGACATTGAGCGCGTCAATGCGAGCGGGGTCGCCAAGGTCCTGACCGGGCCCGAACTGCGCACCATCTTCCTCGGCATGGACGAATCCCGCGACGAGCTGCTGTACTCGAATGTCAAAGGCAAGAATCCGTTCAAGGATATCCGCGTCCGTGAAGCCTTCTACAAGGCGGTCGATATCGACCTGATCCAGAAACGCGTGATGCGCGGGTTGTCGACGCCGTCGGCGCTGATGGTCGCGCCGCAATTGTTCGCGCTTTCGAAGGAGTTCACGCGGCCGAAATACGACCCCGACGCGGCCAAGAAACTCCTGACCGAGGCCGGCTATGCCGACCTCCAGGTCACCATGGATTGTCCCAACGACCGTTATGTCAACGACTCCGCGATCTGCGAGGCGGTGGTCGGCATGCTGGCCCGCATCGGCGTCAAGGTCGATCTGCTGGCCCAGCCGAAACAGCAGTATTTCGCCAAGGTGCTGAAGCCGGGCGGTTATAAAACTTCGTTCTATCTCCTGGGCTGGACGCCGGCTTCATCGGATTCGCATAACGTGCTGCACGACATCATGGGCTGCCGGAACGACGAAAAGGATCCCACCCGCGGCGAAGCCAATCTCGGCGGCTACTGCAACAAGGAACTGGACGCCTTGACCGACAAGGTCCTGGTCGAGACCGATGCCGCCAAGCGCGATCAGCTGATCAAGCAGGCTTTCGAGATCGGCATCAAGGATTACAGCTACATCCCGCTGCATCAACAGGCGTTGGCGTGGGGCGTCTCGAACAAGGTGAAACTGACCCAGCGTGCGGACAACGCGGTGCTGCTGTACTGGGCGACGAAACAGGAGTAG
- a CDS encoding bifunctional cytochrome P450/NADPH--P450 reductase, with protein MASTNRLSPIPQPPTKPVVGNMLSLDSSAPVQNLARLAKELGPIFWLDMMGAPLVIVSGHDLVDELSDEKRFDKAVRGPLRRVRAVGGDGLFTADTSEPNWSKAHNTLLQPFGNRAMQSYHPSMVDIAEQLVKKWERLNADDEIDVVHDMTALTLDTIGLCGFDYRFNSFYRRDYHPFVASLVRSLETIMMIRGLPLENWWMQKRRRDLAADVEFMNKMVDEIVAERRKNADAAEGKKDMLAAMMTGVDRSTGEQLDDVNIRYQINTFLIAGHETTSGLLSCTLYALLKHPDILRKAYEEVDRVLGPDLGARPTYQQVTQLTYITQILKEALRLWPPAPAYGIAPLKDETIGGKYKLKKNTFITVLVLALHRDPSVWGPNPDAFDPENFSKEAEAKRPVNAWKPFGNGQRACIGRGFAMHEAALAIGMILQRFRLIDVNRYQMHLKETLTIKPDGFKIKVRPRTDKERGAYAGRSTTTAAASTGAAAPRARTRPGHNTPLLVLYGSNLGTAEELATRVADLAEVNGFATKLAALDDYVGKLPEQGGVLIFCASYNGAPPDNATQFVRWLTGDMPKDAFAKLRYVVFGCGNSDWAATYQSIPRLIDEQLAAHGGRSVYARGEGDARSDLDGQFEEWFAKAAPQAVKGFGVDTNFTRSANDEPLYRIEPVAPSAVNAIVALGGVSPMKVLVNSELQSKAGANASDRSTRHIEVQLPPDVTYRVGDHLSVVPRNDPALVDSVARRFGFLPADQIRLQLAEGRRAQLPVGDAVSVGRLLSEFVELQQVATRKQIQIMSEHTRCPMTQPKLLAYVGDDVASSELYRSDILSKRKSVFDLLEEHPACELPFHAYLEMLSLLAPRYYSISSSPSGDPSRCSVTVAVVEGPASSGRGIYKGICSNYLAGRRASETIHATLRETKAGFRLPDDPAAPIIMIGPGTGLAPFRGFLQERAAMKADGKNLGPAMLFFGCRHPDQDFLYADELKAFAFDGITELHTAFSRGEGPKTYVQDLVKAQKGRVWSLIDNGAIIYVCGDGGKMEPDVKAALVAIYRERKGADADAGHRWIEDMGTQNRYVLDVWAGG; from the coding sequence ATGGCGTCGACCAACCGACTGAGTCCGATCCCGCAGCCGCCGACAAAACCTGTCGTCGGCAACATGCTGTCGCTGGACTCGAGCGCGCCGGTGCAAAACCTGGCCCGGCTGGCGAAAGAGCTGGGCCCGATCTTCTGGCTCGACATGATGGGCGCGCCGCTGGTCATCGTCTCCGGCCACGATCTCGTCGACGAGCTCTCTGATGAAAAGCGCTTCGACAAGGCCGTGCGGGGCCCATTGCGCCGGGTCCGCGCGGTCGGCGGCGACGGCCTGTTCACCGCCGACACTTCAGAGCCGAACTGGAGCAAGGCGCATAACACCCTGCTGCAGCCGTTCGGCAACCGCGCCATGCAGTCCTATCACCCGAGCATGGTCGATATCGCCGAGCAATTGGTGAAGAAATGGGAGCGGCTCAACGCCGACGACGAGATCGACGTCGTCCACGACATGACCGCGCTGACGCTCGACACCATCGGGCTCTGCGGTTTCGACTACCGTTTCAATTCGTTCTACCGGCGCGATTATCACCCCTTCGTCGCCTCGCTGGTGCGCTCGCTCGAAACCATCATGATGATCCGCGGGCTTCCGTTGGAAAATTGGTGGATGCAGAAACGGCGGCGCGATCTCGCCGCCGACGTCGAGTTCATGAACAAGATGGTCGACGAGATCGTCGCCGAGCGCCGCAAGAACGCGGACGCCGCGGAAGGCAAGAAGGACATGCTCGCCGCCATGATGACCGGTGTCGACCGTTCAACCGGCGAGCAGCTCGACGACGTCAACATCCGCTACCAGATCAACACGTTCCTGATCGCAGGGCACGAGACCACCAGCGGGCTATTGTCCTGCACGCTCTATGCGCTTCTAAAACATCCCGACATTCTCAGGAAAGCCTACGAGGAGGTCGACCGGGTGCTCGGGCCCGATCTCGGGGCAAGACCGACCTACCAGCAGGTGACGCAACTCACCTACATCACCCAGATTTTGAAAGAGGCGTTGCGGCTGTGGCCGCCGGCGCCGGCCTATGGCATCGCGCCGCTCAAGGACGAGACCATCGGCGGAAAATACAAGCTCAAGAAGAACACGTTTATCACGGTGCTGGTGCTGGCGCTGCATCGTGACCCCAGCGTGTGGGGGCCCAATCCCGACGCGTTCGATCCGGAAAATTTCAGCAAGGAGGCGGAAGCCAAGCGTCCGGTCAACGCCTGGAAGCCGTTCGGCAACGGCCAGCGTGCCTGCATCGGCCGCGGCTTCGCGATGCATGAGGCGGCGCTTGCGATCGGCATGATCCTGCAGCGTTTCAGGCTGATCGACGTTAATCGCTATCAGATGCATCTGAAGGAAACGCTGACCATCAAGCCTGATGGATTCAAGATCAAGGTGCGTCCGCGCACCGACAAGGAACGCGGCGCTTATGCCGGCCGCAGTACGACGACGGCGGCTGCATCCACCGGCGCCGCGGCGCCGCGGGCGCGGACGCGGCCGGGCCACAACACCCCGCTGCTGGTGCTCTACGGATCGAACCTCGGCACCGCGGAAGAGCTTGCAACCCGCGTCGCCGATCTCGCCGAGGTCAACGGCTTTGCCACAAAACTCGCGGCGCTGGATGACTATGTCGGCAAGTTGCCGGAGCAGGGCGGCGTGCTGATCTTCTGCGCGTCATATAACGGCGCGCCGCCGGACAACGCCACGCAATTTGTCAGATGGCTCACCGGCGATATGCCGAAGGATGCCTTTGCAAAACTGCGCTATGTCGTGTTCGGCTGCGGCAACAGCGATTGGGCCGCGACCTATCAGTCGATCCCGCGCCTGATCGACGAGCAACTGGCCGCGCATGGCGGGCGCAGCGTCTATGCGCGGGGCGAGGGCGACGCCCGCAGCGATCTCGACGGACAATTCGAGGAGTGGTTTGCCAAGGCCGCCCCTCAGGCGGTGAAGGGGTTCGGCGTCGACACGAATTTTACCCGCAGCGCCAACGACGAGCCGCTTTACAGAATCGAGCCGGTCGCGCCATCCGCCGTCAACGCCATCGTCGCGCTCGGCGGCGTCTCGCCGATGAAAGTCCTGGTCAACAGCGAATTGCAGAGCAAGGCGGGCGCCAACGCTTCCGATCGCTCGACCCGGCATATCGAGGTGCAATTGCCGCCTGATGTCACTTACCGGGTCGGCGACCATCTGAGCGTGGTGCCGCGCAACGATCCGGCGCTGGTGGATTCCGTGGCACGCCGCTTCGGATTTCTGCCGGCCGATCAGATCAGGCTTCAGCTCGCCGAAGGCCGCCGCGCGCAATTGCCGGTCGGCGACGCGGTGTCGGTCGGGCGCCTATTGTCGGAGTTCGTCGAACTGCAGCAGGTCGCGACCCGCAAGCAGATCCAGATCATGTCGGAGCACACGCGCTGCCCCATGACACAACCGAAACTGTTGGCCTATGTCGGCGACGACGTCGCCTCGAGCGAGCTCTATCGCTCAGACATTCTTTCAAAACGTAAGTCGGTGTTCGATCTTCTGGAGGAACATCCGGCCTGCGAATTGCCGTTCCATGCCTATCTGGAAATGCTGTCGCTGTTGGCGCCGCGCTATTACTCAATCTCGTCCTCGCCGTCGGGCGATCCCTCGCGCTGCAGCGTCACCGTCGCCGTGGTCGAGGGCCCCGCCAGTTCCGGCCGCGGCATCTACAAGGGCATCTGCTCGAACTATCTCGCCGGCCGCAGGGCAAGCGAGACCATCCACGCGACGTTGCGCGAAACCAAGGCCGGCTTCCGCCTGCCCGACGATCCCGCGGCGCCGATCATCATGATCGGCCCCGGCACGGGCCTCGCGCCGTTCCGCGGTTTTCTGCAGGAGCGCGCCGCGATGAAGGCAGATGGCAAAAACCTTGGACCTGCGATGCTGTTCTTCGGCTGCCGTCATCCCGATCAGGATTTTCTCTATGCGGACGAATTGAAAGCGTTTGCGTTTGACGGCATCACCGAATTGCACACCGCGTTCTCGCGCGGCGAGGGTCCGAAGACCTATGTGCAGGACCTGGTCAAGGCGCAAAAGGGCCGGGTCTGGAGCCTGATCGACAACGGCGCGATCATCTATGTCTGTGGCGACGGCGGCAAGATGGAGCCGGACGTCAAGGCAGCGCTGGTTGCGATCTATCGCGAACGCAAGGGCGCGGATGCGGATGCGGGCCACCGCTGGATCGAAGATATGGGTACGCAAAATCGCTACGTGCTGGACGTTTGGGCGGGCGGATAG
- a CDS encoding DUF6489 family protein yields MKINVEIDCTPLEARQFMGLPDVQPMQTAVMENLQKQMMSNIEKVSPEALIQSWFTFDPKIAERFQDMFVTMAGLGGSRDRKSGDKK; encoded by the coding sequence ATGAAGATAAACGTCGAAATAGATTGCACGCCTCTCGAAGCCCGGCAATTCATGGGACTTCCGGATGTGCAGCCGATGCAGACCGCCGTGATGGAAAATCTCCAGAAACAGATGATGAGCAATATCGAAAAGGTCTCGCCGGAGGCGCTGATACAGAGCTGGTTCACCTTCGATCCGAAAATCGCCGAGCGGTTCCAGGACATGTTCGTAACCATGGCGGGGCTGGGCGGTTCGCGCGACAGAAAATCCGGCGACAAGAAATAA
- a CDS encoding wax ester/triacylglycerol synthase family O-acyltransferase, with product MGDAKKLSSMDASFLYLETPEMPMHVGSMAIFRLPGDYQGSFFEEFKAMIASRLHVAPILKARLEKAPLDIDHPSWVEDDQFDIDRHIFRGSLPAPYDRATLERIVGWMHAKLLNRARPLWEFYVFEGMKDNEIGLYSKMHHACIDGGAGAALTNMIYDVTPIPRKIEPQTARAKVGQEPRDIAANLVDSYQLLWTQPFDASAAAKGIDLPRSGKSDLGSILFDNAMFQIESAVKFAGNIPTMFKSVSEMVGKITDPKSRDSLASMVSPSTILNKSISSERSFAGVSIPLSRAKAVAKAAGGKLNDVVLAISSGVVRRYLKEQGALPTKSMTAAVPISLREEGNTDANNQVFGMICSIASNIEDPKARLEAIIAQSSKSKEMSHPLRALMPQISNVSMLGAPILVQILALLYSRSNLSDVLPPAANITVSNVPGPRQTLYAAGAELLHIFPVSISTHGLALNITVQSYRDQLDFGFISGANIIPHVQVLCDMLPDEFAALEAAFAPPAADLKSVAS from the coding sequence ATGGGTGACGCCAAGAAGCTGTCGTCGATGGACGCGTCGTTTCTGTATCTGGAGACGCCGGAAATGCCGATGCATGTCGGGAGCATGGCGATCTTCCGCCTGCCTGGGGATTACCAGGGCTCCTTCTTCGAGGAGTTCAAGGCGATGATCGCCTCGCGGCTGCACGTCGCGCCGATCCTCAAAGCCCGCTTGGAAAAAGCGCCGCTCGACATCGATCATCCTTCCTGGGTCGAGGACGACCAGTTCGATATCGACCGCCACATTTTTCGCGGCAGCCTGCCGGCGCCGTACGATCGCGCCACACTTGAGCGCATCGTCGGCTGGATGCACGCCAAACTTCTCAATCGCGCCCGTCCGCTGTGGGAATTCTACGTGTTCGAGGGCATGAAGGACAATGAGATCGGGCTTTACTCCAAGATGCATCACGCCTGCATCGACGGCGGCGCAGGCGCCGCGCTGACCAACATGATCTACGATGTCACGCCGATCCCAAGGAAAATCGAACCGCAGACGGCGCGGGCCAAGGTCGGGCAGGAGCCGCGCGACATCGCCGCCAATCTCGTCGATTCCTATCAGCTGCTCTGGACCCAGCCGTTCGATGCCTCGGCCGCCGCCAAGGGCATCGACCTGCCGCGCTCCGGAAAAAGCGATCTCGGTTCGATCCTGTTCGACAACGCCATGTTCCAGATCGAAAGTGCGGTGAAGTTTGCCGGCAACATCCCGACGATGTTCAAGAGCGTCTCCGAGATGGTTGGCAAGATCACGGATCCGAAATCGCGCGACAGCCTCGCCAGCATGGTGTCGCCCTCGACCATCCTCAACAAATCGATCTCCTCAGAACGCAGCTTTGCCGGAGTGTCGATCCCGCTGTCGCGGGCCAAGGCAGTGGCGAAAGCGGCCGGCGGCAAGCTCAACGACGTGGTGCTGGCGATTTCGAGCGGCGTGGTCCGGCGCTATCTGAAGGAGCAGGGCGCGCTGCCGACCAAATCGATGACCGCCGCGGTGCCGATCTCGCTGCGCGAAGAGGGCAATACCGACGCCAACAACCAGGTGTTCGGCATGATCTGCTCGATTGCGTCCAACATCGAGGATCCCAAGGCGCGGCTCGAGGCGATCATCGCGCAGTCGTCAAAATCCAAGGAGATGTCGCATCCCTTGCGGGCCCTGATGCCGCAGATATCAAACGTGTCGATGCTGGGCGCGCCGATCCTGGTGCAAATTCTCGCGCTGCTTTATAGCCGCTCGAATCTCTCCGACGTGCTGCCGCCGGCCGCGAATATCACGGTGTCCAACGTGCCGGGGCCGCGCCAGACGCTGTATGCGGCGGGGGCGGAATTGCTGCACATCTTTCCGGTGTCGATCTCGACCCATGGGCTCGCGCTCAATATCACCGTGCAGAGCTATCGCGATCAGCTCGATTTCGGTTTTATCTCGGGCGCCAACATCATTCCGCATGTGCAGGTGCTCTGCGACATGCTGCCGGATGAGTTCGCCGCGCTTGAGGCCGCGTTCGCGCCGCCGGCCGCCGATCTCAAGAGTGTGGCGAGCTAG
- a CDS encoding esterase/lipase family protein, which yields MAPLDGGEKKETERLRPPGLALLLAEARGIFEFNASVFFSPLLMRAPRGDGHPVLTLPGFLASDLSMAPMRRYLKELGYDSYAWKMGRNIGGFSRMRAALRERLAEIHSSTGRKVSIVGWSLGGIYARDLALQEPSMVRYVVTLGSPFANDVRATNATRLYEALSGEVVEENSALRLAIAGDLPVPTTSIHSRTDGVVNWKTCLLRPSETAENIEVHLASHVGLGVNPAALWAVADRLAQAEGEFRQFDRSGPFAIAYAPPENAQS from the coding sequence ATGGCGCCGCTTGACGGAGGCGAGAAGAAGGAGACCGAGCGGCTTCGTCCGCCCGGCCTCGCGCTGCTGCTGGCCGAAGCAAGGGGGATCTTCGAATTCAACGCCAGCGTATTTTTTTCGCCGCTCTTGATGCGCGCGCCGAGGGGCGATGGTCATCCGGTGCTGACGTTACCCGGGTTCCTCGCCAGCGATCTGTCGATGGCGCCGATGCGGCGATATCTGAAGGAGCTCGGATACGACAGCTACGCCTGGAAGATGGGCCGCAACATCGGCGGCTTTTCGCGCATGCGCGCTGCGCTGCGGGAGAGGCTTGCCGAGATTCATTCTTCGACCGGCCGCAAGGTCAGCATCGTCGGATGGAGTCTCGGCGGCATCTATGCGCGCGACCTGGCGCTGCAGGAACCTTCCATGGTGCGCTATGTCGTGACGCTGGGAAGCCCGTTTGCCAACGACGTGCGGGCGACCAACGCGACGCGGCTCTACGAGGCGCTGTCAGGGGAAGTGGTCGAGGAAAATTCCGCGCTTCGGCTCGCGATCGCCGGCGATCTGCCGGTTCCAACGACGTCGATCCACTCGCGCACCGACGGCGTCGTGAATTGGAAAACCTGCCTGCTGCGGCCCTCCGAAACGGCGGAAAACATTGAGGTGCACCTTGCGAGCCATGTCGGGCTCGGTGTCAATCCGGCCGCTTTGTGGGCGGTGGCGGATCGTTTGGCCCAGGCGGAGGGCGAATTCAGGCAATTTGACCGATCCGGGCCCTTTGCCATTGCATATGCACCTCCGGAAAATGCACAATCATGA
- a CDS encoding ABC transporter permease — protein MLAFTLRRAIQAIGVMIAVGIISFSMFRFAGDPVNQMVAIDTSAAERAAIRQSLGLDDPVAVQFARYFANAVQFKFGISYQFRQPVADLLKERMPATLELATCATIFAMVFGILMGVYSALKRDTLLTKLFQAISLIGISLPTFLIGILLIYLFAVILGWLPSFGRGEVVRLGWWTTGLLTVSGLKALIMPSITLGLFQMTLIMRLVRAEMLEVLRTDYIRFARARGLTTRAIHFGHALKNTLVPVITVAGLQFGSVIAFAIITETVFQWPGMGLLFVQAVQTVDIPIMAAYLLMVSLIFVTINLVVDILYTVVDPRLRSTISRPA, from the coding sequence ATGCTCGCTTTCACTCTTCGCCGGGCGATCCAGGCCATCGGCGTCATGATCGCGGTCGGCATCATCTCATTCTCGATGTTCCGCTTCGCCGGCGACCCCGTCAACCAGATGGTTGCCATCGACACCTCGGCCGCCGAGCGCGCCGCGATCCGCCAATCCCTCGGCCTTGACGATCCCGTCGCCGTGCAGTTCGCGCGCTATTTCGCCAACGCGGTGCAGTTCAAGTTCGGTATCTCCTACCAGTTTCGCCAGCCGGTCGCGGACCTTCTGAAGGAGCGGATGCCGGCGACGCTCGAGCTTGCCACCTGCGCCACGATCTTTGCGATGGTGTTCGGCATCCTGATGGGCGTCTATTCGGCGCTCAAGCGCGACACCTTGCTGACGAAATTATTCCAGGCGATCTCGCTGATCGGCATCTCGCTGCCGACCTTTCTGATCGGCATCCTCCTGATCTACCTGTTCGCGGTCATTTTGGGCTGGCTGCCGTCGTTCGGCCGCGGCGAAGTGGTGCGGCTCGGCTGGTGGACCACGGGACTGCTCACGGTTTCCGGGCTGAAGGCCCTGATCATGCCCTCGATCACGCTCGGCCTGTTCCAGATGACCCTGATCATGCGGCTGGTGCGCGCCGAGATGCTCGAGGTGCTGCGCACCGACTATATCCGCTTCGCCCGTGCGCGGGGCCTGACCACCCGCGCCATTCATTTCGGCCACGCGCTGAAGAATACCCTGGTTCCCGTGATTACGGTGGCTGGGTTGCAATTTGGCTCGGTAATTGCATTCGCGATTATCACCGAAACCGTGTTCCAGTGGCCAGGAATGGGACTTTTGTTCGTGCAAGCTGTGCAAACCGTCGATATCCCGATCATGGCAGCCTACCTGCTGATGGTGTCGCTGATTTTCGTCACCATCAATCTGGTGGTCGACATCCTCTACACCGTCGTCGATCCGCGCCTGCGCTCGACCATCAGCCGACCGGCCTGA
- a CDS encoding alpha/beta fold hydrolase has protein sequence MIEMPPLQFAETNGIRMGYYEAGPKTDTPPVILCHGWPEIAFSWRHQIKALSEAGVRVIAPDQRGYGATDRPEPVEDYDIEHLTGDLVGLLDHLKIDKAIFVGHDWGGFVVWQMPLRHIDRVAGVVGINTPHTNRAWADPIELLRKRFGEHMYIVQFQDPAHSVDKIFNGRVEQTFDAFMRKPVPQAESTPAEEPVAGVGASPRLNLAFPQMIANYDARHDPRTPILSPEEKKIFVDTFTKSGFTGGINWYRNMSRNWRRAEGLDHTVRVPSLMIMAENDRVLPPSAADGMEKLIPDLEKYLVRNSGHWTQQEKPDEVSGKLIEWRRKRFG, from the coding sequence ATGATTGAAATGCCGCCGCTGCAATTCGCCGAGACCAATGGCATTCGCATGGGCTATTACGAGGCCGGCCCGAAAACCGACACGCCGCCGGTCATCCTCTGCCATGGCTGGCCGGAAATCGCGTTTTCGTGGCGGCACCAGATCAAGGCTCTCAGCGAAGCCGGCGTTCGGGTGATCGCACCCGATCAGCGCGGCTACGGGGCGACCGACCGGCCCGAACCGGTCGAGGACTACGACATCGAGCATCTGACCGGCGATCTCGTTGGCCTGCTCGACCATCTCAAGATCGATAAAGCGATCTTCGTCGGCCACGACTGGGGCGGCTTTGTCGTCTGGCAGATGCCGCTGCGGCATATCGACCGCGTCGCCGGCGTGGTCGGCATCAACACCCCGCATACCAACCGCGCCTGGGCCGATCCGATCGAATTGCTGCGCAAGCGGTTCGGCGAGCACATGTACATCGTGCAGTTCCAGGATCCCGCGCATAGCGTCGACAAGATATTCAACGGCCGGGTCGAGCAGACCTTTGACGCCTTCATGCGGAAACCGGTCCCGCAGGCCGAGTCGACACCGGCGGAGGAGCCGGTCGCAGGCGTCGGCGCCTCGCCGAGGTTAAACCTCGCGTTTCCGCAGATGATTGCGAACTACGACGCCAGGCACGATCCGCGCACGCCGATCCTTTCGCCGGAAGAGAAGAAAATCTTCGTCGATACCTTCACAAAATCCGGATTTACCGGCGGCATCAACTGGTACCGCAACATGTCGCGCAACTGGCGGCGCGCGGAGGGCCTCGATCATACCGTGCGGGTGCCATCGCTGATGATCATGGCCGAGAACGATCGCGTGCTGCCGCCGTCCGCGGCCGACGGCATGGAGAAACTGATCCCCGATCTGGAAAAATATCTGGTGCGCAACAGCGGCCACTGGACCCAGCAGGAAAAGCCGGACGAGGTCAGCGGCAAGCTGATCGAATGGCGCAGAAAGCGGTTCGGCTAA